The Phaseolus vulgaris cultivar G19833 chromosome 5, P. vulgaris v2.0, whole genome shotgun sequence genomic interval TCGTGGACGTCgttgatattttgttttattacatgattgtaataataataactttgtATGTGTACAATAtggtttaattaatttatgttgtagtgtttgctattttatttttatttgacatAAACACGAATTCATTATGAATCGAAAATgaagtaataaattatgaataagaagttaagtaataaattatgaataagaACCCCACATTATAAATTATGTCTACATCAATCGTCTCACATATGTCGGACTAATACTAATTAATTGGGTAAAAGATTACATCCTACCAACGTAATATGATGACCATAACCTTGCCTTTGGGTAACAATGTGTACACCATAAAATGTCAGCGGTAGGTATGGGACAATCATCAACCATTTTTACCTGCACAAAGTGTGAATCATATACATGACCAATACATAGTAATCGGTGTAGACCAACATCGGTAGGGGGTAAAGTACGTAATGGGAAAATAgtaatattttgtttcaaaGACAAACAAACTAAGATAATATTGTATCTACTTGCTATTAAGTATCCCATATCCGGTATTGTCATCCATTTGTCAACACTAGCCTGCAAAATAGAATAATGAAATTAGATAGCATACAAGTTCAATTAATCAATGCACATGACTCTTATGAATATACACTTACCACTGACAACTCATCCACTAGTAGGGATCTCTTGATATGTTCTACCCGTTGATGACCACCTAATAATGTTGCATATTCTTCACGCCACTGAGATATTTCTTTGAATAAATCAATTATGATAAGTGGCCATGACTCTTCACCCATCTCCAACAAGGAGGCAATAGCACGAAACCCACAATGTCCATCTGCTTTAACATCTATTACATCCAAAATATAAGGGTGACATTTCGGATGAAATTGATTAAGCATGGGAATTGCATTGGTGTTGGTCGTTACCTTAACCTTTCCCTTAGGAGTCTTCAAAGATGATGAGCTATCATTTACAATATGGATGCGATCTACATGCTCAAAATATGAAGGGATGCGTTTTGTAGACCTCTgaaatttgtttgtttgactCTTTTGGGATCCTTTTGTCTTGACTACATTAAGTGGTGCACATAATGTTGTCATGTCTGGGTAGGCAATTTCACGCAACTTGTTTTTAATTGTCACTTTGCCACACATGTCAACCTGTTTGAACCGGGATAGAATGACATCCCATTCTTGTTGAATTGACAACTCAGATGATGAATCACATTCAGATAAATCTGAAAAAGCTTAGTCTCGTCCACATAACATGAACTTCATTAAGAGGAATGACACCCATAACATATCTGGCTAATTGACAAGCACATGGTAATCCGTGAGTCCGTCTAAGTACACATCCACAACATTCACTATCCAACCCCACATCATTGACCCGATCAAACTCTTCAGCAATGAGAATCAAAGCATGTTTAGATACATAGCCAACCAACATCTTGTACAACTGCACATTGAATGTGTGCCCTATCACATGTAGACTCATTTCAAAGGATGCCTCGATTTCGTTATGTTGAAGTAAAATAACATGCTTGATAGCATCCCAACATGAGCACTAGTCTCCCATGCTATTTTGTAATATTCGTTTCAAAGACCAATGAGCTGATTCAACCTTGTATaagtataaaacataaaacaattagACGTTATACATGTTCTAAACAAAGTAAAGGCATTGATATACCTGTTTGATGTTGTATTTCCCAAATTCATTAATGAATATGTCAAACACTTTACAAATTTTTCTTTGTGCGGAATAATCCATGTGTTCTTCACATATTCAACAAGTAATGGCCACGGTGAACAAATAGTTTCAAAACTTTTAACAAACTCATCAAATTGAGCAATATCTATACAATCAATGATAGTCCTCCATGAATCCATCGCAACTTCCCAAGCCTCGACAGAATCAACCAACATTTTACACTTTGCTTTAACATTCTTATTGATATGAAACCGACAAAGAAGGTTTCTTGCTTTAGGAAACACAATATTGATGGCATTCATCAAAGCAAGATCTCTATCACAAACAATGACTTCAGGCCCCACATGCGATGTCAAAAGTGACCCTCTAAATTTTTGTAGTGCCCATATGAAGTTATTTTCCTTCTCGCTAGATAAGAATGCAAAACCAGCAGAAAAGGACAAACCTATACAAGTCACACCAACAATCTCAAGAAAAGGCAGTCGatacttgtttgttttgtaagtCGTATCCATCAAGAATACAATGTTAAATGCATTCAAAAATTTCACAACATCAGGATGAGtccaaaaaatatcactaaCAATATTGGAAGATTCATGACATGTACTCCGGTGAAGATAGTTGTCACGGTCTAACAACATCATTAATTGTTGTAATTCAGTTCGTGGTCCTCTAACTGATCTCTTGTATGAGTATCTTGCATTGCATACTTGCTTTATTGTTGTCATATTATCCTCATTATTCTCCTTCAAAGTACCGCATATGGATGACCAACTAATGTATCATACAAATCATGATTATGAGTACCACATATTACCTTAAGTACTCAACCTTGACCCTTTCCAATAGGTTTACCTCGCAATTTAAAGGGACATTGACATTTTCGAGTACCAATTACAGTAACCTCCAAACCATCGTTATACTTTCTGTAACTACCCCCCCTTTCACAACCTAACAAGACATATGTTTTTCTCCCTTGCTTCCCATTTGCTATGTCAGACCTAATAATGACAATAACAAAACCAAGTATATAAGCAACCCTACGGACCCATTCAAGTAAGTCTTCTCGCGAAGGAAAAACCTACACAAAGTTATTCCAACAATATTACAAAAACACTTCTTCAAATTATAAAGCAATAAACATAAATAGAATGGAATTTTACTCACCTCATCTGTTGTAAAATGAGTACCATAATCTTCTTCAACTAATTCATGTTGATGCACaaaattcattaattcttccaTATATATCATTTCTACTTCATCCGATCTTTTTGTAATCAATCCAACCTCCATGTCCATACTTACACCTTCattcataaaacataaatttctattttattctaattttcataaattcacacaagtatgcaaaataaaaacaacattcaaTTACCCTTCCGGATAGTGTAATCCATAAGTAAAATAGTACCTTCCAGATTAGATAATCCGTAATGCATTTCACAACTTCAAAGTGACTTCCGGATTGtttaatccataagtcaaattaaaacagcaaattgcattccggattacataatccataagtcatATTTAAAGTTCTAAAATGACTTCCGAATTACGTAATCCATAGTTCATTTTAATGTATCAGATTACACAATCCAGAAAAGTGAGTATGTTTGTTCCGGATCCGGTTTACCCCCGGTTTAACTAATCCAGAACACTTTAATGTTGTCTTACGGATTGTAAAAACATTCCGGATTATAGGGGTGAATAACATGAAGTTCATTGCACGGATTATACAATCCGGTGATCTAGCGGATTAACCCAATCCGGAGAAATAAGTGTTTAAAGCACGAAGACTTACCTACGAACGGAGAATACGAGCAGTGAAGACCACCCACCACAGCAACAACACCACCACCACGGTTACCACCACAAGCACCACTATCACCACCGGCAAGCACCAAGCACCAAACACCAAGGACCAAACACCTTCGTTTTCACTATGCGTAGAAAGGTAAaacaaattttctatttttatctttttttactgAAGGACaaatttggaattttaaaagtatatgGGGGTGGCTGAAGAAgggatggaggtgcaggaagaagcactcTTAATGTTGTCAATGAAGGTTACACAGATAAAGGACATGTATCTTTATATTTCcaacattttaaaattgtttgacTCAAATATGTTTATGACGTTGTAAATAGAGAATGCACATTTCTTTCTATTATTTCTACTATTCACAACCTTTTTTTAAATCATCTGGTAACTTTTAGATGATTTAGAGCTTTTGagactttttttctttattattcaATGTCCATCTTTTAGCATGATAGAAAGTCTATAGACTCTTTATATAGTTTGGCTAAAACTTCTAACACAAACCAAAACAGATtaagttttttatataaaatagtaCAACTTTTagtacaaaacaaaaatattttaaacactcCATTATTTCATCGACAATaagaattaaatataaaaatgcgaaccacttcaggggtggttcaaTCCTTATACATAAAACTGTACCCAGAGACTGGCACGTAACACCTACCTAACACCCCTTAACGCTAACCATACAAAAAGATCCTAACGTCACATCAAACGATCAATCTCATACATTCCAAAGGTTCCAAGCACCAACTCGAAAAAGGAAACGAAGCAGAATGTAATTTTGCGGAAATCCAAGATCAAACCTTAGTTTACATCAAAGTGTACACTTCAGATGCATCAGTCACCTCCTGTTGAAACACTCGATATAGATAGTGTAAAACTTTACATacaaaataattatgtttttttttatatttaaattactatATAACATTTAATACTATCAAAAGAATTTTAACTCTTTGTATTAAAATGGTTTACAACTTTTACAAATTAAGAGTActctttatataaaattatgtacAACCAACCTTTAGTACTGCAACAATATTACATTTAAGCTTTTCATATAAATCAATGTACAACTTTTAGAATAATTGGAGATTTAGTATAATCAAAAGTATTTAAACTCTTCATATGGATCAATATACAATTTTTAACATAAATTGAGAACAGTTAAGCTTTTGATATAAATTATTGGTCAATTTTAGTGCAACTTTAGAACAATTAAATCATTATATCTTAGAACGATTAAATTACTGTCCAACTTAGAGTAGTTAAACTCTTGATATAAATTGTTGTACACCAAAGAGGGATTAAATTCTTAATATAGATCACTATACCACTTTTAacatattttagagattaaattcTTAATATAGATCACTATACCACTTTTAACACATTTTAGAGTAGTTAAACTTTTGATAGAAATAGTTGTACAACTTCAAATTATGAAACTATTACTATAAATTGTTGCACTACTTTACTTTAGTATAATTTAAAGCGATCAAACTCTCAATATAATTTGTTGTTCAATTTAGAGTGATTACACTCTTAATATAATTGTTTTACAACTTTTAATATAGTTTAGAGCTACTACACTTTTATAAaggttaaatatttaatgtttggTGTGTTTGATATGTTGTTAGACATAAGTTGACCTTGACAAAGTGGTATATCAACCTTACACttttttaacattaataaagaaaattacaCTAGAGGTTTGATCACAAGGGTGTAACTCTGTTTATCTGAACGTAGAAGGAACACTagtatataaaattacattagaGGTTCAtgttgaaaaaggctttgatgtctccaaatctctATAGATTGCTTGAAGGCTGGATGTAGCTTGTGTgtgtgttctaagtagtttgaattgtaaatccactcttagtTAGGATTCAAAGTTGGTTTAAATCAAATCCTTTTGGAAATGAGTGTTTtacaaagaaatgaaaaaacaaccagttgttttatcgtttcaatcggttgtttgacacttagtgttTTTGAAACAGGTTTGACAAAACTTAAATGGGTTAACTTTGTTGTCaagccaattcaatcggttatttcgacaattcaaccgattgttttttgaaaactcttaacataatatattaagtttggtaaatctgttttaattgattcaaaactgttttggctccttcattaaatgattttaactaCCTTTTGGAGTTTAAATAGGTTGTTTAATGCTCCAGGTAGTAATGATATGAGattaatcttttgaaaacagttttctccaagatttaCATCAAACTTTGATTGAACTTGCCAAGAGTGGAATAAGACTATTGTGTAATCTTTCCTTATTCTCTCTTGATCTGTATTTCTGTAAAGAGTTGTGATTCATAGAGTCAAAGGTTGTTTTGATTTGTGGTGTGTTGTATTACCAAAGGAAGTATGTGTTCTTgggggttcaagatcacttctttggtgtgtgtggttgattacatagtggaatacctaATGGTTTTTgcggactggatgtagctcttggtgtaagagtgaaccaatataaatttgtttgtgagattctctctttccctaatctcaactatatatgttttaaattgtttttataaactactaataaaaacaatcggttgattttttggaaatcaactaaaacagttttgtaACTTGTGGCTTTGATTCTTTATTGGCTTTCTtcataccttcaaagtttgcgaaaaacgtttaaaaacaattcaccccctcttgttttaggcCTACAATTCCAATAGTTCAACCACAAGGGTGTATACGTTCACATGGGTGTGGAGGCATGAACATATGGAAAACTACACTAGATGTTCAACCATAGGGTTGTGACTGATTCCACATGGGGAGGAAAGAGTGTCATGTAGAAAATTGCACCAGAAGTTCAACCACATGGGTGTGGAAGGAATGCTCATATAGAAAATTACATCAAAGTTTCAACCACTAGGGCGTGGTTACGTCCACATTAGTGAAAAAGATGCgctcataaaaaaattgtaccAAAGGTTCAAGCATAAGGGTATGATTGCATCTCATAAGTGTGAGAGACatatgttgattttggcttaatcccaagtcccacatcggtgggttcattgtttgggtaggaggtttgagggttataaatttaactctcctctttcactgttatatatcccaatttgtaatatcttctctcataataataaaagtgggtTGTTTcagctgtgctcggagattaggctaaattggccgaactccgttaacaattttctggtgtgttttttcctctttatctcttttattattccgctctgtttattcaatattatttgtcgggtagctctgttagggttctgttttagtgagaaaattacccgtttttccagCAAGTGAtatcaagagccgaaggttcaccattgggttgtttgaaattatttgtaatattgaatattatattttgagtttgtaatggcaaatcaagaagaatAAGCGAATGATGTATCTAGAGTGTCGGGCTCCTCGTCATCATGGTCAAGGTTCCCGGTGTCCACTttgaaattggcggtggaaatatttgatggcactggacattttggcatgtggcaaggagaggtcttggactctctttttcagcaaggttttgatattgctattgaaggagaTAAACCAGAAGAGGTAAAGGAGAAAGACTGGAGCATCATCAACCGATTGGCATGCGAAATTATTCAATCCTGCCTGTCCAGAGAGCAGAAGTATGCTGTAAAAAACgagacttctgcacacaaactgtggaaggcattggaggacaagtttctgaagaagagtggtcagaacaagctcctgatgaagaaaaggttgttccgatttgactaccaacaaggtactactatgaatgcacacatcactatgtttaatcaattagtacCAGACttgttgaatttagatgtgaagtttgaggatgaggatttggctttgatgttgttatcatctcttcctgatgaatttgaacatttggagactacgctccttcacgggaaggagaatgtgtcgttagatgctgtttgttctgctttatatagtcatgaattgagaaagcaggataagatgaaaaccaaatcaacgacatcagaagaagcattggtggcaagaggtcgtcagcaaagccagacaaaggggagaagagggaggtctaagtctaaaggtcgagccgttgccaaagatgagtgtgctttctgtcatgagaaaggacactaGAAGAAAGATTGTCCAAAACTAcagaagaaagggaaggctccgcaagatgcaaatgttgcagaatgcaaaaatgatgtggaatcagatatttctttaattgtctcgcttttAGCATCATCttatccagatgagtggatattggattcaggttgtacctattcgggaatggttctttgaatttcaagaacttgatggcGAGGTtatttacatgggtaatgataatccatgtaagacaactgggataggttcaatgaagttgcggaatcatgatggatccaccagaattttgcgggatgtacggtacgtgccaaagttgaagaagaaactcatctcattgggggctttagaatctaaaggcttagttgtgacgatgcgagatggaattcttaaagcaacttcaagagcactg includes:
- the LOC137834401 gene encoding uncharacterized protein, which translates into the protein MDMEVGLITKRSDEVEMIYMEELMNFVHQHELVEEDYGTHFTTDEVFPSREDLLEWVRRVAYILGFVIVIIRSDIANGKQGRKTYVFWSSICGTLKENNEDNMTTIKQVCNARYSYKRSVRGPRTELQQLMMLLDRDNYLHRSTCHESSNIVSDIFWTHPDVVKFLNAFNIVFLMDTTYKTNKYRLPFLEIVGVTCIGLSFSAGFAFLSSEKENNFIWALQKFRGSLLTSHVGPEVIVCDRDLALMNAINIVFPKARNLLCRFHINKNVKAKCKMLVDSVEAWEVAMDSWRTIIDCIDIAQFDEFVKSFETICSPWPLLVEYVKNTWIIPHKEKFLYKMLVGYVSKHALILIAEEFDRVNDVGLDSECCGCVLRRTHGLPCACQLARYVMGVIPLNEVHVDMCGKVTIKNKLREIAYPDMTTLCAPLNVVKTKGSQKSQTNKFQRSTKRIPSYFEHVDRIHIVNDSSSSLKTPKGKVKVTTNTNAIPMLNQFHPKCHPYILDVIDVKADGHCGFRAIASLLEMGEESWPLIIIDLFKEISQWREEYATLLGGHQRVEHIKRSLLVDELSVASVDKWMTIPDMGYLIASKNG